In one window of Prevotella sp. E13-17 DNA:
- a CDS encoding acyl-CoA carboxylase subunit beta — MSKQLEKIKQLIEKREQARLGGGEKAIQKQHDRGKYTARERIEMLLDEGSFEEYDMFKEHRCHNFGMEKKQFLGDGVVAGSGTIDGRLVYVFAQDFTVHAGSLSETMSQKICKVMDMAMKMGAPVIGINDSGGARIQEGINSLAGFAEIFERNILASGVIPQISGIFGPCAGGSVYSPALTDFTLMMEGTSYMFLTGPKVVKTVTGEDIDQEHLGGASVHATKSGVTHFTAKTEEEGLQMIKTLLSYIPSNNMEVAPRKKCDDPINRMEDMLNEIIPENPNEAYDMYKVIGAVVDNGEFFEVQPKFAKNIIVGFARFNGQSVGIVANQPSCYAGVLDVNASRKGARFVRFCDAFNIPIVSFVDVPGFLPGTGQEYNAVILHGAQLLYAYGEATVPKITVTLRKSYGGSHIVMGSKQLHTDLNYAWPSAEIAVMGASGAAAVLYAKEAKAKKEAGEDVKAFIAEKEDEYNELFANPYQAAKYGYIDDVIEPRNTRFRICRALAQLATKRDALPAKKHGNIPM, encoded by the coding sequence ATGAGCAAGCAATTAGAAAAGATCAAACAACTCATCGAGAAACGCGAGCAAGCTCGTCTCGGTGGTGGTGAGAAAGCCATTCAAAAGCAACACGACCGTGGTAAATATACAGCACGCGAGCGCATCGAAATGCTTCTCGACGAAGGCTCTTTTGAAGAGTACGACATGTTCAAAGAACATCGTTGTCATAACTTCGGTATGGAGAAAAAGCAGTTCTTGGGCGATGGTGTCGTAGCTGGATCAGGTACTATTGACGGACGTCTGGTATATGTATTTGCACAAGACTTTACCGTTCATGCAGGTTCTCTTTCTGAAACAATGAGTCAGAAGATCTGCAAAGTCATGGATATGGCCATGAAGATGGGTGCGCCTGTTATCGGAATCAACGACTCGGGTGGTGCACGTATTCAGGAAGGCATCAACTCTTTGGCAGGTTTTGCCGAAATTTTCGAGCGCAACATTCTGGCATCAGGTGTTATTCCACAGATTAGCGGCATCTTCGGTCCTTGCGCTGGTGGTTCTGTTTACAGCCCCGCACTGACCGACTTCACCCTGATGATGGAAGGTACTTCATACATGTTCCTTACCGGTCCTAAGGTGGTTAAGACCGTTACGGGCGAAGACATCGACCAAGAGCACCTGGGAGGTGCCAGTGTTCACGCCACCAAGTCGGGTGTAACACACTTCACCGCAAAGACAGAGGAGGAAGGTCTGCAGATGATCAAGACTCTTCTTTCATATATTCCTTCAAACAATATGGAGGTTGCTCCTCGCAAGAAGTGCGATGATCCAATCAACCGCATGGAGGACATGCTCAACGAGATTATCCCCGAGAATCCCAACGAGGCATACGATATGTACAAGGTAATCGGTGCTGTTGTTGATAACGGAGAGTTCTTTGAGGTTCAGCCTAAGTTCGCCAAGAACATCATTGTTGGTTTTGCACGCTTCAACGGCCAGAGCGTAGGTATAGTTGCCAACCAGCCTTCTTGCTATGCTGGCGTACTCGACGTGAACGCTTCTCGTAAGGGTGCACGCTTTGTACGCTTCTGCGATGCCTTTAATATTCCTATTGTATCGTTCGTTGACGTGCCTGGATTCTTGCCTGGTACTGGTCAGGAGTACAATGCAGTCATCCTTCATGGCGCTCAGCTGCTCTACGCCTACGGTGAAGCTACTGTTCCCAAGATTACTGTAACACTGCGTAAGTCATATGGTGGTTCACACATCGTGATGGGTTCTAAGCAGCTGCACACCGACTTGAACTACGCATGGCCTTCTGCCGAGATTGCTGTTATGGGTGCCTCTGGTGCCGCAGCTGTGCTATATGCTAAGGAAGCTAAGGCTAAAAAGGAAGCTGGCGAAGACGTTAAGGCCTTCATCGCCGAGAAGGAGGATGAGTACAACGAGCTCTTCGCTAATCCTTATCAGGCTGCGAAGTATGGATACATCGATGATGTTATCGAGCCTCGCAACACCCGTTTCCGCATCTGCCGCGCACTGGCACAGCTCGCAACCAAACGCGATGCTCTGCCCGCAAAGAAGCATGGCAACATTCCTATGTAA
- a CDS encoding phosphatidylinositol-4-phosphate 5-kinase, with amino-acid sequence MNVRDILFTIGFSCLLCPVHAQKITLGSCITKDKGEYNGEMSAGKPNGKGKTVWKNGDVYEGEYVKGKREGFGIYTFPDGEKYEGQWLQDHQHGQGTYYFQNNNKYVGLWYCDYQQGHGVMYYFNGDIYNGGWKEDKREGKGKYTFASGAYYDGEWKADKKNGKGYFYWSDGSSYDGQWLDNKRNGEGTYKYSDGDVYVGQWRNDVQHGKGIYRFQNGDIYQGDYVRGQRTGLGVINYANGDRYQGQFRDGDKDGQGTVTWKNGDSYTGEWHADKPMGRGKLVTKQGDTVEGQFSNGVPNGECIGHLADGSKFKAIFKNGKRNGFSIEEKNDGTRFEGNYVDGHREGSFVEKDKNGKITAKGTYVNGRRQLSE; translated from the coding sequence ATGAATGTACGAGATATACTGTTTACAATAGGTTTTTCTTGTTTGTTGTGCCCGGTGCACGCCCAAAAAATTACTCTCGGTTCTTGTATCACTAAGGATAAGGGTGAATATAATGGCGAAATGTCGGCAGGCAAGCCAAATGGAAAAGGAAAGACTGTATGGAAAAATGGTGATGTTTACGAAGGAGAGTATGTAAAAGGTAAACGCGAGGGTTTTGGAATATACACTTTCCCCGATGGCGAGAAATACGAGGGACAATGGTTGCAGGACCATCAGCATGGTCAAGGAACCTATTACTTCCAGAATAATAATAAGTATGTGGGCCTATGGTATTGCGATTATCAGCAAGGACATGGTGTTATGTACTATTTCAATGGTGATATCTATAATGGCGGATGGAAAGAAGATAAGCGCGAAGGTAAAGGCAAGTACACATTTGCCAGCGGTGCCTATTATGATGGCGAGTGGAAGGCTGATAAGAAAAATGGAAAGGGTTATTTCTACTGGTCAGATGGCTCATCGTATGATGGTCAGTGGCTCGACAATAAACGCAATGGCGAAGGGACCTATAAATATTCCGATGGCGATGTCTATGTAGGACAGTGGAGAAATGACGTACAGCATGGCAAAGGCATATACCGATTCCAAAATGGCGATATCTATCAGGGTGATTATGTTCGCGGTCAGCGTACTGGTCTGGGTGTTATCAACTATGCCAATGGTGATAGATATCAAGGACAGTTTAGAGATGGCGACAAAGATGGACAAGGTACGGTGACTTGGAAAAATGGTGACAGCTATACAGGAGAGTGGCATGCCGACAAACCAATGGGGCGTGGCAAACTAGTCACCAAGCAAGGAGATACCGTCGAGGGTCAGTTCAGTAATGGTGTGCCTAACGGAGAATGTATCGGTCATCTGGCAGACGGTTCCAAGTTTAAGGCCATATTCAAGAATGGAAAGCGCAATGGCTTCTCTATCGAAGAGAAAAATGACGGGACCCGCTTTGAAGGCAACTATGTGGATGGACATAGGGAAGGAAGTTTCGTAGAGAAAGATAAGAATGGCAAGATAACGGCCAAAGGCACGTATGTCAACGGTCGTCGCCAGTTGAGTGAGTAA
- a CDS encoding YhcH/YjgK/YiaL family protein, protein MIIDTLENLEKYVAVNPLFKEVVAFLRENDLMKLAEGKHVIDGDNLFVNIQVAKGKTPDEAVIETHRKMVDIQIPLDGMETYGYTPLCNLPDVPYQAEKDITKYPGQMADSFIDCQPGMFAVFFPQDGHAPCITMAPTIKKAIFKVKA, encoded by the coding sequence ATGATTATTGATACGCTTGAGAATCTTGAGAAGTACGTTGCTGTCAATCCCTTGTTTAAGGAGGTTGTAGCTTTCCTTCGTGAGAACGACCTAATGAAACTTGCAGAAGGCAAACATGTTATCGATGGCGACAACCTGTTTGTAAACATTCAGGTGGCCAAAGGTAAAACTCCCGATGAGGCCGTAATAGAGACGCATCGTAAGATGGTTGACATACAAATCCCACTTGATGGTATGGAAACTTATGGTTACACCCCCTTGTGTAACCTTCCAGACGTGCCTTATCAAGCAGAAAAGGACATTACGAAGTATCCAGGACAGATGGCAGATAGCTTTATTGATTGTCAACCCGGAATGTTTGCAGTCTTCTTCCCTCAGGATGGTCACGCTCCTTGTATTACGATGGCACCAACGATAAAGAAAGCTATTTTTAAAGTAAAAGCATAA
- a CDS encoding alpha amylase C-terminal domain-containing protein, translated as MATTKKTTGPQHIGLVQNDSWLEPFEDAIRGRHDHAVWKLNQLTRNGKKTLKDFASGHLYFGLHKQLRGWVFREWAPNATEIYLIGDFNDWKETDKYKLKRIEGTGNWELKLKERDLKHGQLYKMKVKWNGGEGERIPAWCRRVVQDENTKIFSAQVWNPAVPYEFKKKNFKPKKSPLLIYECHVGMGQDAEKVGSYNEFRENVLPRVVNDGYNCIQVMAIQEHPYYGSFGYHVSSFFAPSSRFGTPEELKQLIDEAHKKGIAVIMDIVHSHAVKNEIEGLGNLAGDPNQYFYPGDRHEHPAWDSLCFDYGKDEVLHFLLSNCRYWQEEFHFDGFRFDGVTSMLYYSHGLGEAFCGYGDYFNGHEDDNAICYLTLANKLIHEVNPDAITIAEEVSGMPGLAAKFEDGGYGFDYRMAMNIPDYWIKTIKEQPDENWKPSSIFWEVKNRRPDEKTISYCESHDQALVGDKTIIFRLIDADMYWHFAKKDVNGVAERGIALHKMIRLVTAAAINGGYLNFMGNEFGHPEWIDFPREGNGWSYKYARRQWNLVDNKDLCYHWLGDFDREMLRVIKSIRNFQDKPVVEIWHNDADQVLAFMRGDLIFVFNFSPTQSFADYGFLVPTGSYEVVLNTDATAFGGHGFADDTLTHFTNYDPLYVKDHKEWLKLYIPARSAVVLKKN; from the coding sequence ATGGCAACTACTAAAAAAACAACCGGACCCCAGCATATTGGTCTTGTGCAAAATGACAGTTGGCTGGAACCTTTTGAAGACGCAATACGTGGGCGTCATGATCATGCCGTATGGAAGTTGAACCAACTGACTCGAAATGGCAAGAAAACCTTGAAGGACTTTGCGTCTGGACATCTTTACTTTGGACTACACAAGCAATTAAGAGGATGGGTGTTTCGTGAGTGGGCTCCTAATGCCACTGAGATATATCTGATAGGTGACTTCAACGATTGGAAAGAGACTGATAAGTACAAGTTGAAGCGTATTGAAGGAACAGGAAACTGGGAACTGAAACTCAAGGAGCGCGACTTGAAACATGGTCAGCTCTATAAAATGAAAGTGAAATGGAATGGGGGAGAAGGCGAACGTATTCCCGCCTGGTGTCGTAGAGTTGTTCAAGATGAAAATACCAAGATATTCTCTGCTCAGGTATGGAATCCGGCTGTCCCCTATGAATTTAAGAAAAAGAACTTTAAACCCAAGAAATCACCGTTGCTCATCTATGAATGTCATGTGGGCATGGGACAGGATGCAGAAAAGGTTGGCTCCTATAATGAATTCCGCGAGAACGTGCTGCCTCGTGTGGTCAATGATGGCTATAATTGTATTCAGGTGATGGCTATACAGGAGCATCCCTACTATGGCTCCTTTGGCTATCATGTGTCGTCGTTCTTTGCGCCATCTTCACGTTTCGGTACGCCTGAGGAGTTGAAACAACTTATCGACGAGGCTCATAAGAAGGGCATAGCCGTGATTATGGATATCGTACACTCTCATGCGGTGAAGAACGAAATCGAAGGTCTGGGCAATCTGGCTGGCGATCCTAATCAGTATTTCTATCCTGGTGATCGTCATGAACATCCAGCCTGGGATTCGCTCTGCTTTGATTATGGCAAGGATGAGGTACTTCATTTCTTGCTATCAAACTGCCGCTATTGGCAAGAGGAATTCCATTTTGATGGCTTCCGGTTTGATGGCGTGACGTCCATGCTCTACTATAGTCATGGGCTTGGGGAGGCCTTCTGCGGCTATGGAGATTACTTCAATGGACACGAAGATGATAATGCTATTTGCTATCTCACACTGGCCAATAAGCTGATACACGAGGTGAACCCCGATGCCATTACGATTGCAGAAGAGGTTAGTGGCATGCCCGGATTGGCAGCAAAGTTCGAGGATGGTGGTTATGGTTTCGACTATCGTATGGCAATGAATATTCCTGATTACTGGATCAAGACCATCAAGGAGCAGCCTGACGAGAATTGGAAACCCAGCTCTATCTTCTGGGAGGTGAAGAATCGCCGCCCCGACGAGAAAACTATTTCATATTGTGAGAGTCACGACCAAGCGCTTGTTGGTGACAAGACCATTATCTTTCGTCTGATAGATGCTGATATGTATTGGCATTTTGCAAAGAAGGATGTCAACGGGGTGGCAGAACGCGGTATAGCTCTTCATAAGATGATTCGTCTTGTGACGGCCGCAGCCATCAATGGCGGTTACCTGAACTTCATGGGTAATGAGTTTGGTCATCCAGAGTGGATCGACTTCCCTCGTGAGGGTAATGGCTGGAGTTATAAATATGCACGCCGCCAGTGGAATCTGGTTGATAATAAAGACCTCTGTTATCATTGGCTTGGTGACTTTGATCGTGAGATGCTACGTGTGATAAAGAGCATTCGCAATTTCCAGGATAAACCTGTTGTTGAGATATGGCACAATGATGCCGATCAGGTGTTAGCATTCATGCGCGGTGATCTGATATTTGTGTTTAACTTCTCACCGACGCAGTCGTTTGCCGACTATGGCTTCTTGGTACCTACGGGTTCCTACGAAGTGGTGTTGAATACAGATGCCACAGCCTTCGGCGGTCATGGTTTCGCAGACGATACTTTGACGCACTTCACAAACTACGATCCTCTCTATGTCAAGGATCATAAAGAGTGGCTGAAACTTTATATTCCTGCACGTTCAGCAGTAGTCTTGAAGAAAAACTAA
- the mce gene encoding methylmalonyl-CoA epimerase: protein MRISHIEHLGIAVQSIEESLPFFENVLGLKCYNIETVEDQKVKTAFLKCGEVKLELLEPTSPESTIQKWLDKGNKGVHHVAFCVEDGVANALAEVSEKGVRLIDQTPRKGAENLNIAFLHPKSTCGILTELCEH, encoded by the coding sequence ATGAGAATTTCACACATTGAGCATCTGGGCATTGCTGTACAAAGCATTGAAGAAAGCCTGCCATTCTTTGAGAACGTGCTGGGTTTGAAGTGCTACAACATTGAGACCGTTGAGGACCAAAAAGTGAAAACTGCATTCTTAAAATGTGGCGAGGTAAAGCTGGAACTGCTTGAGCCCACATCACCCGAGAGCACCATTCAGAAATGGCTCGACAAGGGGAACAAGGGTGTTCATCATGTAGCATTCTGCGTAGAAGATGGCGTTGCCAACGCACTGGCAGAAGTAAGCGAGAAAGGTGTACGACTCATTGATCAGACACCACGAAAAGGTGCTGAGAACCTAAACATCGCCTTTCTCCACCCCAAATCAACCTGTGGTATATTGACAGAACTTTGTGAACATTAA
- the kdsB gene encoding 3-deoxy-manno-octulosonate cytidylyltransferase — protein sequence MKFIGIIPARYASTRFPGKPLAILGGKTVIQRVYEQVVNVLGEAYVATDDERIYRAVEQFGGRAVMTRADHKSGTDRIEEAAQKIKTDADVIINIQGDEPFIQKSQLETVKQLFDDPQTQIATLGKPFENMEAVENPNSPKIICDVNGYAMYFSRSVIPYIRGKERNEWIKQFQFIKHIGLYAYRREVLSEITKLPQSPLELAESLEQLRWLQNGYRIKVGLTDVETVGIDTPEDLQRAEQFILAASV from the coding sequence ATGAAGTTTATTGGTATTATTCCCGCCCGCTATGCCTCGACTCGTTTTCCTGGCAAGCCCCTTGCCATCTTGGGCGGAAAAACAGTTATTCAGAGAGTTTACGAACAAGTTGTCAACGTCTTAGGCGAAGCGTATGTCGCTACCGACGATGAGCGCATATACAGGGCTGTCGAACAGTTTGGCGGACGCGCTGTCATGACACGTGCGGATCACAAAAGCGGTACTGACCGCATTGAGGAGGCTGCACAGAAGATCAAAACAGATGCAGACGTCATCATCAATATACAAGGCGACGAACCCTTCATCCAGAAGAGCCAGCTGGAAACGGTGAAACAACTCTTTGACGATCCTCAAACTCAGATCGCCACATTAGGAAAGCCATTTGAAAACATGGAAGCAGTAGAGAACCCTAATTCTCCCAAAATCATTTGTGATGTCAACGGCTATGCCATGTACTTCAGCCGAAGTGTGATACCATATATAAGAGGAAAAGAAAGAAATGAATGGATAAAGCAATTCCAATTCATCAAGCATATTGGACTCTATGCCTATCGTCGCGAAGTGCTGTCTGAAATAACGAAACTGCCCCAAAGCCCACTAGAGTTAGCAGAGAGTTTGGAGCAGTTGCGCTGGTTACAAAACGGTTATCGAATCAAGGTTGGACTGACCGATGTCGAAACGGTTGGTATTGATACGCCTGAAGATCTACAGCGAGCCGAGCAGTTTATCCTTGCTGCATCTGTTTGA
- a CDS encoding DnaJ domain-containing protein — protein MAFIDYYKILGVDKNIPQKDVKRAYLKRAKQFHPDLHPDDPKAKAKFQALNEAYDVIGDPEKRKKYDQYGAQWKEADAYGGGSGFGGFSGAGGRGRDSFDGFDFSAFSNGHGGFSSFFDSLFRGGMGNMDSRGRHTPSDTQASVSIDMYTALLGGDVIVATQDGRKLKLKIKPGTQPGSKVRLRGKGANGTDLIITYNVTLPASLSLRQQELLKQMQQG, from the coding sequence ATGGCATTTATAGATTATTACAAAATTTTAGGTGTAGATAAGAATATCCCTCAAAAGGATGTGAAACGAGCCTACTTGAAACGTGCCAAGCAGTTTCATCCCGATCTTCATCCAGATGATCCAAAAGCAAAGGCAAAGTTTCAAGCACTGAACGAGGCTTACGATGTGATTGGTGATCCTGAGAAGCGCAAGAAGTACGACCAGTATGGTGCCCAGTGGAAAGAGGCTGACGCATATGGTGGTGGTAGTGGATTTGGCGGCTTCTCTGGTGCCGGCGGACGTGGACGCGATTCTTTCGATGGCTTTGATTTCTCTGCATTCTCCAATGGTCATGGTGGTTTCAGCTCGTTCTTCGACAGTCTTTTCCGCGGTGGTATGGGTAATATGGACAGTCGTGGTCGTCACACGCCTTCGGATACCCAAGCCTCGGTGTCTATAGATATGTACACAGCGCTTCTAGGCGGTGATGTCATTGTGGCAACGCAAGATGGCAGAAAGTTGAAACTAAAAATAAAGCCCGGCACGCAGCCAGGCTCTAAGGTTCGTTTGCGAGGTAAAGGAGCGAATGGCACAGATTTGATTATTACATACAATGTGACACTGCCCGCCAGTTTGTCTCTTCGTCAGCAGGAGTTGCTCAAACAGATGCAGCAAGGATAA
- a CDS encoding biotin/lipoyl-containing protein: MKEYKYTINGTKYEVAVGDIEDNLVCVTVNGEEYKVELEKQAEPEKKKPVLGKPAVAPSAPTEGSEATSKAVNKNNAVKAPLPGVITDIKVAVGDQVAVGDTVVVLEAMKMANNLTAEKAGTVTAICVKVGESVMEDDALIVIE; this comes from the coding sequence ATGAAAGAATACAAGTACACCATCAACGGAACAAAGTATGAAGTTGCTGTTGGCGACATTGAGGACAACCTCGTATGTGTTACAGTAAACGGTGAAGAATACAAAGTTGAACTTGAGAAACAGGCCGAACCTGAGAAGAAAAAGCCTGTACTCGGCAAACCGGCAGTGGCACCTTCTGCACCCACAGAAGGCAGCGAAGCTACCAGCAAGGCCGTGAACAAGAACAACGCTGTAAAAGCTCCCCTGCCCGGTGTGATCACTGACATCAAGGTTGCTGTTGGCGACCAGGTTGCTGTTGGCGATACCGTCGTTGTACTCGAGGCTATGAAAATGGCCAACAACTTGACAGCGGAGAAAGCTGGTACTGTAACTGCTATATGCGTAAAGGTTGGCGAAAGCGTTATGGAAGACGATGCACTGATTGTTATCGAATAA
- a CDS encoding DUF6057 family protein, which produces MGRYYSDCKSGTTTIKVVCAVCFWLFSFVWLYAFQADVLAVSQHILSAGATHYNRSLGAFFVTLALYLLQLVMFLLFRLSKRSHALTYLPSMLLLAVISDFNFTSDLSYSLGSWKWLIPLVLIFWGGCVWVSKQMLSFENHNNVNNAYFSRDVSQNILIMLVMMLFVTLSTNTNAVLHYQAHAETSLLHGDDDEALRVGSQSLETNTSLTMLRAFALSRKGEMGEHLFEYALEGKSKDLLPLKDSHSRLLMMSADTIYKHLGGRPKRPIDVWQYLNALERDSFATRAVADYVLCGYLMDKNLKSFVHALPRYYEISDSVSLPRHYQEALVLYCSIQGDTAVAHLDSVVYERWTSIRDLKKQIPSQSARRLRALERHRGSYFYYYLYQ; this is translated from the coding sequence ATGGGAAGATATTATTCAGATTGTAAGAGCGGCACAACTACCATCAAGGTAGTGTGTGCCGTCTGTTTTTGGTTGTTTTCGTTTGTGTGGCTCTATGCATTCCAAGCAGATGTTCTGGCTGTTTCGCAACATATTCTTAGCGCAGGCGCAACACATTACAACCGTTCGCTTGGTGCTTTCTTTGTTACTTTGGCGCTATATCTGCTACAGCTGGTAATGTTCTTGCTTTTCCGTCTTTCCAAGCGGTCGCATGCCTTGACCTATCTGCCATCCATGCTACTCTTGGCAGTGATTTCAGATTTTAACTTTACCAGTGACCTAAGTTACTCTTTGGGAAGTTGGAAGTGGCTGATTCCTTTAGTGCTTATTTTCTGGGGAGGATGTGTGTGGGTATCCAAACAGATGCTTTCTTTTGAGAACCATAACAACGTGAACAATGCTTACTTCTCGCGCGATGTTTCACAGAATATCCTTATCATGCTTGTGATGATGCTGTTTGTGACACTCAGTACCAACACCAATGCTGTACTCCATTATCAGGCTCATGCAGAAACTTCGTTGTTGCATGGTGACGACGATGAAGCGCTGCGTGTGGGCAGTCAATCGCTCGAGACCAATACTAGTCTGACGATGCTTCGGGCCTTTGCCCTTTCACGAAAAGGCGAGATGGGAGAGCACTTGTTCGAGTATGCTTTAGAAGGCAAGAGTAAGGATCTGTTACCCTTGAAGGACAGTCATAGCCGCTTGTTGATGATGTCTGCAGATACTATCTACAAACATCTTGGTGGCAGACCGAAGAGACCCATAGATGTGTGGCAGTATCTAAACGCACTTGAGCGCGATTCATTTGCTACGCGTGCTGTCGCTGATTATGTGCTTTGCGGTTATCTGATGGACAAAAATCTGAAGAGTTTTGTACATGCGCTGCCTCGCTATTACGAAATTTCAGATTCTGTCAGTTTGCCACGCCATTATCAAGAGGCTTTGGTCCTGTATTGCTCTATCCAAGGAGATACGGCAGTTGCCCATCTGGATTCAGTGGTTTACGAACGCTGGACGTCAATACGTGATTTGAAGAAACAGATTCCCAGCCAGTCTGCACGCCGCCTTCGTGCTCTGGAACGGCATCGTGGGTCTTATTTCTATTATTATCTTTACCAATAG
- a CDS encoding DUF4842 domain-containing protein yields the protein MKKLLSLLAVTCLTLTSCIDHEKNLYNGDDSKAIKQNAEDVLGQIVRQDWSSINQGSVRIIANAPLNNIVKVQILTESPFGNPNAKVLNEAEIVNGRYVTLKYDAPNVYERLIAACINDKGVYYVQSFGLEDSEVDFGEVAESRRARAAESAYPAASSIVLGDPIKSFNALRAEATLASETHQIMVNDGTNDFYYMNLYDASWVNDRLWSPQAQTDGSWNITENGIYKDIKETVDMSTVQAICDAYLQKTGGLHPTNGRSNNWELIAEGNDHFIINNNYLISDGTPLIVTPVQMGTTEGNNNNIYYYYFNPAKTAGMTSEQEANYIKALPKFKAMKGQANKTKFFRDKAYLLPYYGDGAPTNGTTASAELAIPKGYKIGFLNRKGYAGKTEQDCTSGCTYGDGRLNVEVNHLHGHYLSAIDTKLAATIRKNDPNAKDDLRYGKTTNGMQFDSPRIAVFSANDRTYLCFEDGSDCNFCDMILEVSQGASTIDEPQNPEASLYTMCFEDRLASADYDMNDIVLQASRVNETTIRLSLVASGADDLLQLQIPGYDDAKLTSKEVHELFNVAPGSTFINTKLSQDTFEPITEDFTVASDMSIEDFLKTITVNNLSTGKTISVPTTPGEPPYAIIVPMNFEYPLETICIKDAYSMFTEWVQTDDQTIFWYLDNDSEKVYRNKE from the coding sequence ATGAAAAAGTTATTATCTTTACTTGCAGTTACTTGTTTAACTTTAACTAGCTGTATTGACCACGAAAAAAATCTCTACAATGGTGATGACAGCAAGGCTATCAAACAAAATGCAGAAGACGTTTTAGGACAAATTGTTAGACAAGATTGGAGTTCTATTAACCAAGGCTCAGTGAGAATTATCGCTAATGCCCCTCTCAACAACATCGTAAAGGTTCAGATTTTGACAGAATCACCTTTCGGCAATCCTAATGCAAAAGTACTGAACGAAGCAGAAATCGTCAACGGACGTTACGTGACATTGAAATATGATGCCCCTAACGTTTACGAAAGACTGATTGCCGCTTGTATCAACGATAAAGGAGTATACTACGTACAGTCATTCGGACTGGAAGATAGCGAAGTTGACTTCGGCGAAGTTGCCGAATCACGCAGAGCTCGTGCTGCTGAGAGTGCATACCCCGCAGCTAGCTCTATCGTACTTGGCGATCCCATCAAATCTTTCAATGCGCTTCGTGCCGAGGCTACCCTCGCTAGCGAGACACATCAGATTATGGTGAACGATGGTACCAACGATTTCTATTACATGAATCTGTACGACGCTTCATGGGTCAACGACCGTCTCTGGTCTCCACAGGCTCAGACCGATGGAAGCTGGAATATCACAGAGAATGGCATCTATAAAGATATTAAAGAGACCGTCGATATGTCAACAGTCCAGGCCATCTGCGATGCATACCTCCAGAAGACGGGCGGTCTGCACCCCACCAACGGACGAAGCAACAACTGGGAACTCATTGCTGAGGGCAATGATCACTTTATCATCAACAACAACTACCTCATCAGCGATGGAACGCCCCTAATTGTAACACCCGTTCAGATGGGAACCACTGAAGGCAACAACAATAATATTTACTATTACTATTTCAACCCTGCCAAGACTGCAGGCATGACCTCTGAGCAGGAAGCCAACTATATTAAGGCTCTGCCAAAGTTCAAGGCCATGAAAGGTCAGGCCAATAAAACAAAATTCTTCAGAGATAAAGCCTATCTGCTCCCCTACTATGGTGACGGAGCACCGACAAACGGTACAACAGCATCTGCCGAGTTGGCCATCCCCAAGGGCTATAAGATTGGTTTCCTGAACAGAAAGGGCTACGCCGGCAAGACAGAACAGGACTGCACCAGCGGTTGCACCTATGGCGACGGTCGTTTGAACGTAGAGGTGAACCACTTACATGGTCACTACCTGAGTGCCATCGACACCAAATTGGCAGCAACCATCAGAAAGAACGACCCCAATGCCAAAGACGATCTGCGCTATGGTAAGACGACCAACGGCATGCAGTTCGACAGCCCACGTATCGCAGTCTTCAGCGCCAACGACCGTACATACCTCTGCTTTGAGGACGGATCTGACTGCAACTTCTGCGACATGATTCTGGAAGTATCTCAGGGTGCCTCGACCATCGACGAGCCTCAGAATCCGGAAGCATCACTCTACACCATGTGTTTCGAAGACCGTCTGGCTTCTGCCGATTACGACATGAACGACATTGTGTTGCAGGCTTCACGCGTCAACGAGACCACCATCAGACTGAGCCTCGTGGCAAGTGGTGCCGACGACCTGCTGCAACTACAGATTCCTGGCTACGACGATGCCAAGTTGACAAGTAAAGAGGTTCACGAGCTCTTTAATGTTGCACCTGGTTCTACATTTATCAACACCAAATTGAGTCAGGATACATTTGAGCCAATCACCGAAGACTTCACGGTTGCCTCAGACATGAGCATCGAAGACTTCTTGAAGACCATCACAGTGAATAACCTTTCAACAGGCAAAACGATCTCTGTTCCAACAACACCTGGTGAACCTCCCTATGCAATCATCGTTCCCATGAACTTTGAATACCCCTTAGAAACAATTTGCATCAAGGATGCATACAGCATGTTTACCGAGTGGGTTCAGACCGACGACCAGACCATCTTCTGGTATTTAGACAACGATAGCGAAAAGGTTTATCGCAACAAAGAGTAA